In a genomic window of Allomeiothermus silvanus DSM 9946:
- a CDS encoding C1 family peptidase: protein MKRYWLWLSLSILAACTTPPPTHSIGPGISGITTVNGTPAYKLSNGEIALLDKPEVTQSYLDRYPPPTQPASQTVRPQGLPASADLSQYQTPVKDQNPRGTCTNFAAVAAIEAQYKRQYGLTLDLSEQWVTHVHHLMELLTDELGTPYPPSHSENPPGPWDGGSVTFNLQLFSTLELGIPLETEMPYINQGGFNDTSMWMPAILDTSPQRAVDDLNLSQEKALWHIPSSFQTTILPQIALENAKYRANQVLYAPKNSLTSLDWYKTQLAGGHEVAFGVLLDSDDPNPKNDVWEIADNPRPDPKTWGGHAMLMVGYDDSKKAFRVKNSWGTGWAEGGYVWFSYDFVTKGKVYEAAVVQSVLPPNFGQPPDRLFLGRYNLDHDGQRGVLDIYHIPYIIKNSPNWASERRLGTYYGPDNQPRRVNGTIAGRQIDFYIDWSNTGARSFGELGGMHYTGYLAADNRTLAGTLLDNRDGKTYGFYGLKLHDYLSGIAGGGVSLNAYVGNWQVYGLDIPSGLFSITAVNGSTGAVTGKVFDGGGGALTGTVNVSDPRSFSFQLNGTTYQGYLFSHETGVMAGTAGPGAGFVATRFDFDPPQVSISSPKPSDTLLRTLSYTLVGQATGDNGSGFANQPLPCNWTSSDAGDNQFPITGNCTPTIKIRSGSPASVTFTLAATAYGGKSAQTSVTVNVQTPSNSSPPQVSITAPANGDFDYVGKTVILMGSWVGGTAPYKNPRWTWQATHKGGCAETDIPTVYHPPINLGQDPYWSWDTTGAQNVANGCGFDNDGGTIRLYVTDDLNLTGSASIAFKLTYVPPPN from the coding sequence ATGAAACGATACTGGCTTTGGCTAAGTTTAAGCATTCTGGCAGCCTGCACCACCCCACCGCCGACCCATTCCATTGGCCCTGGCATCAGCGGCATTACCACCGTCAATGGAACCCCGGCCTACAAGCTCTCTAATGGGGAAATCGCCCTGTTGGACAAACCTGAGGTCACCCAATCCTACCTCGATCGCTATCCGCCCCCAACCCAACCTGCCTCGCAAACGGTCAGACCGCAGGGCTTGCCCGCTAGCGCAGACCTCTCGCAGTACCAGACCCCGGTCAAAGACCAGAACCCGCGCGGAACCTGCACCAACTTTGCTGCGGTGGCCGCCATCGAGGCCCAGTACAAGCGGCAGTATGGCCTGACGCTTGACTTGTCGGAGCAGTGGGTGACCCACGTACATCACCTGATGGAACTCTTGACCGACGAACTGGGCACACCGTACCCCCCCAGCCACAGCGAAAATCCCCCAGGCCCCTGGGACGGGGGCAGCGTGACCTTCAACCTCCAGCTTTTCTCAACCCTCGAGCTGGGCATCCCGCTCGAGACCGAAATGCCTTATATAAACCAGGGGGGGTTCAACGACACCTCCATGTGGATGCCGGCCATCCTGGACACCAGCCCTCAGCGTGCGGTGGATGACCTCAACCTGAGCCAGGAAAAAGCCCTCTGGCATATTCCTAGCTCCTTCCAGACCACCATCCTGCCCCAGATTGCCCTGGAGAACGCCAAGTACCGGGCCAACCAGGTGCTCTACGCCCCCAAGAATTCCCTCACCTCGCTGGACTGGTACAAAACCCAGCTCGCAGGCGGGCACGAGGTGGCCTTTGGGGTTCTGCTCGATTCCGATGACCCCAACCCCAAAAACGACGTATGGGAAATCGCAGACAACCCGCGTCCCGACCCTAAAACCTGGGGCGGTCACGCCATGCTGATGGTCGGCTATGACGACAGCAAAAAAGCCTTCCGGGTGAAGAACTCTTGGGGTACCGGCTGGGCCGAGGGCGGCTACGTTTGGTTCAGCTACGATTTCGTGACCAAGGGCAAGGTCTACGAGGCCGCCGTAGTCCAGAGCGTGCTGCCGCCCAACTTCGGCCAGCCCCCCGACCGGCTCTTCCTGGGCCGCTACAACCTCGACCACGACGGGCAGCGCGGGGTGCTGGACATCTACCACATCCCCTATATCATCAAAAACTCTCCGAACTGGGCCAGCGAGCGCCGCCTGGGAACCTACTACGGCCCCGACAACCAACCCCGGCGGGTCAACGGTACCATCGCCGGGCGGCAGATAGACTTCTACATTGACTGGAGCAACACTGGAGCGAGAAGCTTTGGAGAACTCGGCGGGATGCACTATACCGGCTACCTGGCCGCCGACAACCGCACCCTGGCGGGAACCCTGCTGGACAACCGAGACGGGAAGACTTATGGCTTCTACGGCCTCAAGCTCCACGACTACTTGAGCGGCATCGCGGGTGGCGGGGTGAGCCTAAATGCCTATGTGGGCAACTGGCAGGTCTATGGGCTGGATATTCCCAGCGGTCTCTTCTCGATCACCGCGGTCAATGGCAGCACCGGGGCCGTCACCGGCAAGGTCTTTGACGGCGGTGGCGGTGCACTCACGGGTACAGTGAACGTGTCTGACCCCCGCTCGTTTAGCTTCCAACTCAACGGGACAACCTACCAGGGCTACCTCTTCAGCCACGAGACCGGGGTGATGGCGGGCACGGCAGGCCCGGGGGCCGGTTTCGTGGCTACCCGCTTCGACTTTGACCCGCCGCAGGTGAGCATCTCGAGCCCCAAACCGAGCGACACCCTGCTGCGCACCCTGTCCTACACCCTCGTGGGCCAGGCCACCGGCGACAACGGCTCGGGCTTTGCCAACCAGCCCTTGCCCTGCAACTGGACAAGCAGCGACGCGGGCGACAACCAGTTCCCCATCACCGGCAACTGCACCCCCACCATCAAGATTCGCTCGGGCAGTCCAGCCAGCGTCACCTTCACCCTCGCGGCCACCGCCTACGGGGGCAAGAGCGCCCAGACCAGCGTGACGGTGAACGTGCAAACCCCCTCCAACAGCAGCCCGCCTCAAGTCTCCATCACCGCGCCAGCCAACGGTGACTTTGACTACGTGGGTAAAACCGTGATCCTCATGGGCTCCTGGGTGGGCGGAACCGCTCCCTACAAGAACCCCCGCTGGACCTGGCAGGCCACCCATAAGGGGGGGTGCGCCGAGACCGACATCCCCACCGTGTACCACCCGCCCATCAATCTGGGCCAAGACCCCTACTGGTCCTGGGACACCACCGGGGCGCAGAACGTAGCCAACGGCTGCGGCTTCGACAACGACGGGGGAACCATCCGGCTCTATGTCACCGATGACCTCAACCTGACCGGTTCAGCTTCCATCGCCTTCAAGCTGACCTATGTTCCACCGCCCAACTGA
- a CDS encoding ATP-binding protein yields MSRLELRLLGPPELHLNGQKLVLPTRKLWAMVVYLAAQGRPVERGKLAGLLWDQADEERARGNLRQELYRLRGSPAEALLVVNPDTLALGGHASDLIETTRCLEQADWEGALACFRGEFAAGLSVRGAPTFEDWLLLEREHWQGLWREAARKRAKELEAARPEEAQALLRCLLEADPFQEDLQRALLALTARVEGAAAALGRYERYRALLQREFSLEPLPETLELVERLRRGQAPPPAPASEAPPSIPQALEHPPLVGREREWEQMEAAWQTGKALYLSGPPGVGKTRLMLEFARSKGQFLLLEGRPSDSGIPYAFHTRALRQSLSLLGATELPSWVRQEVSRLVPELAEAPPPPITSEEGKLRLLEAITEVIRQLARAGVGIVVADDLQFVTDAASLEVSAYAMARVLPERLSYPITAFRGEELIPPIREAIFQQVERGLAVLIELKPLAPEGVGALVRVLSGSEARLFSRRLYNATGGNPLFALETLKELFASGDLRVEEGIWSTPYDEATEDYRELPLPRSVQAAVNRRVDRLGGAVRRLLEAASLAGEGFSLEELSGATALSDWEALEAAEVAVRAGLLQQKPDGLGFAHDLLRRALQEGLSLERRKVLHRKLAETLARLDGAPTRVARHLEQAGRPKEAVPWRLKAAEAAQAIYANREALNQYDKALADGAEGPTAFEVHAARAELYRLLDEQEGWQEELRALEESAYSLGDPVLQARAALAGAKFERHTGRYGEALGRLEPLLQDPALPEVLRARAFFERGQTLLTLGRGDEAQKQLYQALRLEPSPLSPLAAEAHLILSDQAVGQGDLAAGQRHAREALAAFQAEGDRRGKGMALRNLGRAVGIGGDTARAIQILEQALQEAVAAGDVVSQRHILLNLFKFEFETGALEAALRHLEQGRALLGNHPDPLQEGIFLNNLSVLQRMRGEFGLALETLQAALAVAERNGIAQGRARRRMSLVEYYLDLGRAEEALPLLGEAEALIEGAGLDELRAWLQAQYARREVLTAQPEAALARLEPLLAGPFADAHDGARAAWTAGLAWLALGEPGKALETVERLEVPPNPPFQARALAVRLEASALLERDTPALIREAEALLAANTVPLLEALELYRAMSRAARPAQARKYRQAAAERCRKIAAGLEGFPEFRVGFLRRYGPEG; encoded by the coding sequence GTGAGCCGCCTGGAGCTACGTCTGCTCGGCCCGCCGGAGCTCCACCTGAACGGGCAAAAGCTTGTGCTGCCCACCCGCAAGCTGTGGGCCATGGTGGTGTATCTGGCCGCCCAAGGGCGCCCGGTGGAGCGGGGGAAGCTCGCCGGGCTGCTGTGGGATCAAGCCGACGAGGAGCGGGCGCGGGGCAACCTGCGACAGGAACTCTACCGGCTGCGCGGCAGCCCAGCCGAGGCACTGCTAGTGGTCAATCCAGACACGCTGGCCTTGGGTGGGCACGCCTCAGACCTGATTGAGACTACGCGCTGCCTCGAGCAGGCCGACTGGGAGGGGGCGCTGGCTTGCTTCCGGGGGGAGTTTGCCGCCGGGCTCAGCGTACGGGGTGCCCCAACTTTCGAGGACTGGCTGCTCTTGGAGCGCGAACACTGGCAGGGGCTGTGGCGGGAGGCCGCCCGCAAACGAGCCAAGGAGCTGGAAGCAGCCCGCCCCGAGGAAGCCCAGGCCCTGCTGAGGTGTCTCCTGGAAGCCGACCCCTTCCAGGAGGACCTCCAGCGTGCGCTGCTGGCCCTCACCGCGCGGGTCGAGGGGGCTGCCGCAGCGCTGGGGCGCTACGAGCGCTACCGGGCCCTGCTCCAGCGGGAGTTCTCGCTCGAGCCGCTACCCGAAACCCTGGAACTCGTCGAGCGGCTGCGGCGGGGCCAAGCCCCGCCTCCGGCTCCCGCCTCGGAGGCACCTCCCTCCATACCACAGGCCCTCGAGCACCCTCCGCTGGTGGGCCGTGAGCGGGAGTGGGAGCAGATGGAGGCGGCGTGGCAGACCGGGAAAGCCCTCTACCTCTCGGGGCCACCCGGCGTGGGCAAAACCCGGCTGATGCTCGAGTTTGCCCGCAGCAAAGGCCAGTTCTTGCTCTTGGAGGGCCGTCCAAGCGATAGCGGTATCCCCTACGCCTTTCACACCCGCGCCCTGCGCCAGTCACTAAGCCTCTTGGGCGCAACCGAGCTACCCTCCTGGGTGCGCCAGGAGGTCTCACGGCTGGTTCCCGAGCTGGCCGAAGCACCCCCGCCTCCCATCACCAGCGAGGAGGGTAAGCTGCGGCTCTTGGAGGCTATCACCGAGGTGATCCGGCAGCTGGCTCGAGCCGGTGTAGGGATCGTCGTCGCCGACGACCTGCAGTTCGTCACCGACGCGGCCAGCCTCGAGGTCTCGGCTTACGCCATGGCCCGGGTGCTGCCCGAACGGCTGAGCTATCCCATCACGGCCTTCCGCGGCGAGGAGCTGATCCCGCCGATCCGAGAAGCCATCTTCCAGCAGGTCGAGCGCGGCCTGGCGGTGCTGATCGAGCTCAAGCCGCTGGCCCCGGAGGGGGTCGGAGCGCTCGTGCGGGTGCTCTCCGGCAGCGAGGCCCGACTCTTCAGCCGACGGCTTTACAACGCCACCGGAGGCAACCCGCTTTTCGCCCTGGAAACCCTCAAGGAGCTCTTCGCCTCGGGCGACCTGCGCGTGGAAGAGGGGATCTGGAGCACTCCTTACGATGAGGCGACCGAGGACTACCGCGAGTTGCCCCTCCCCAGGAGCGTACAGGCCGCGGTGAACCGCCGGGTGGACCGGCTGGGCGGTGCGGTGCGGCGGCTCTTGGAGGCGGCCAGCCTGGCCGGAGAAGGGTTCAGCCTCGAGGAACTCTCCGGGGCCACCGCGCTCTCGGATTGGGAGGCACTCGAAGCCGCTGAGGTCGCGGTGCGGGCCGGCCTGTTACAGCAAAAACCCGACGGCCTGGGCTTCGCCCACGACCTGCTGCGCCGGGCCTTGCAGGAGGGGCTCTCGCTCGAACGCCGCAAGGTGCTGCACCGCAAGCTGGCTGAGACTCTGGCCCGCCTCGACGGGGCCCCAACCCGGGTCGCCAGGCATTTGGAGCAGGCCGGGCGCCCCAAGGAAGCGGTGCCTTGGCGGCTCAAGGCTGCCGAGGCCGCCCAGGCTATTTACGCTAACCGAGAAGCCCTGAACCAGTATGACAAAGCCCTGGCAGACGGAGCAGAAGGCCCCACGGCCTTCGAGGTTCACGCGGCCCGGGCCGAGTTGTACCGGCTCCTGGATGAGCAGGAAGGTTGGCAGGAGGAGTTGCGGGCGCTGGAAGAAAGCGCCTACTCGCTCGGTGACCCGGTGTTACAGGCCCGCGCCGCGCTGGCCGGGGCCAAGTTCGAGCGGCACACCGGACGCTATGGCGAAGCCCTGGGTCGGCTCGAGCCCCTCCTGCAAGACCCGGCCCTGCCAGAGGTCCTGCGGGCCAGGGCCTTCTTCGAGCGCGGCCAGACTCTGCTAACCCTGGGACGCGGCGATGAGGCCCAGAAGCAGCTATATCAGGCCCTCCGCCTCGAGCCCTCTCCCCTCTCCCCCCTCGCCGCCGAGGCCCACCTGATCCTCTCAGATCAGGCCGTGGGACAAGGCGACCTGGCGGCAGGGCAGCGCCACGCGCGCGAGGCCCTGGCGGCTTTCCAGGCGGAGGGGGATCGGCGCGGCAAGGGGATGGCCCTGCGCAACCTGGGCCGGGCGGTGGGGATCGGGGGCGACACCGCCCGGGCAATTCAGATTCTGGAACAGGCCCTCCAGGAAGCGGTCGCCGCCGGGGACGTGGTGTCGCAGCGGCATATCCTGCTCAACCTGTTCAAGTTTGAGTTCGAGACCGGGGCACTGGAAGCCGCCCTGCGCCACCTCGAGCAAGGCCGGGCGCTGTTGGGCAACCACCCCGACCCCTTGCAGGAGGGCATCTTTCTCAACAACCTGAGCGTGCTCCAGCGGATGCGCGGCGAGTTCGGCTTGGCTCTCGAGACGCTGCAGGCCGCTTTAGCGGTGGCCGAACGCAACGGCATCGCCCAAGGCCGGGCCCGGCGGCGGATGTCGCTGGTGGAGTACTACCTAGACCTAGGCCGCGCCGAGGAAGCGCTGCCGCTGCTGGGGGAGGCCGAGGCACTGATCGAAGGAGCCGGACTGGACGAGCTGCGGGCCTGGCTCCAAGCCCAGTACGCCCGCCGGGAGGTGCTCACCGCCCAGCCCGAGGCCGCCCTAGCGCGGCTCGAGCCGCTTCTGGCCGGACCCTTCGCCGACGCTCACGACGGGGCCCGGGCGGCCTGGACGGCTGGGCTGGCCTGGCTCGCCCTGGGCGAGCCGGGAAAGGCGTTGGAAACGGTAGAGCGCCTCGAGGTTCCGCCCAACCCGCCGTTTCAGGCCCGGGCGCTGGCGGTGCGGCTCGAGGCTTCGGCTCTGCTCGAGCGAGACACCCCGGCCCTCATCCGGGAGGCCGAGGCCCTGCTGGCGGCAAACACCGTCCCGCTGCTGGAGGCCCTCGAGCTGTACCGGGCCATGAGCCGCGCCGCCCGCCCCGCTCAGGCCCGGAAGTATCGCCAAGCGGCGGCGGAGCGGTGCCGCAAGATCGCAGCGGGGCTCGAGGGGTTCCCCGAGTTCAGGGTGGGGTTTTTGCGGCGCTACGGCCCCGAGGGTTAG
- a CDS encoding ABC transporter ATP-binding protein — MLEAIHLHKRYHQGDIDVVAVDHFSFRFPPGLTAVVGPSGSGKTTLLNLLAGFDVPTEGEVRLDGTVLSRLSEDARSEVRLKHMGFVFQQWNLVPTLTAWENVAFPMMLAGIGQRERQARAAALLESVGLEKRAHHLPNKLSGGEQQRVAIARSLALNPPILFADEPTGNLDSVAGAKVVELLTAQAREGRTVILVTHDLELARKAERVLYLRDGRLIQVEETRPNPEIPGRAS; from the coding sequence ATGCTCGAGGCCATCCACCTGCACAAGCGCTACCACCAGGGCGATATCGACGTGGTGGCAGTAGATCATTTCAGCTTTCGCTTTCCCCCGGGGCTCACCGCTGTGGTGGGACCTTCGGGTTCGGGCAAGACCACGCTTTTGAACTTGCTGGCGGGCTTCGACGTGCCCACCGAGGGCGAGGTGCGCTTAGACGGCACGGTGCTCTCAAGGCTCTCCGAGGACGCCCGCTCGGAGGTACGGCTCAAGCACATGGGCTTTGTGTTCCAGCAGTGGAACCTGGTGCCGACCCTCACCGCCTGGGAGAACGTGGCCTTCCCGATGATGCTGGCGGGAATCGGTCAGCGCGAACGCCAGGCCCGCGCGGCAGCCCTTTTGGAGAGCGTGGGGCTGGAAAAAAGGGCCCATCACCTGCCCAATAAGCTCTCCGGCGGCGAACAGCAACGCGTGGCCATAGCCCGCTCGCTGGCCCTGAACCCGCCGATCCTCTTCGCCGACGAGCCCACCGGGAACCTGGACTCCGTCGCGGGGGCCAAGGTGGTGGAACTGCTCACCGCGCAAGCCCGCGAGGGCCGCACGGTGATTTTGGTGACGCACGACCTCGAGCTAGCCCGGAAAGCCGAACGTGTGCTCTATCTGCGAGACGGGCGGCTTATCCAGGTGGAGGAGACCCGGCCTAACCCGGAAATCCCCGGCAGAGCCAGCTAG
- a CDS encoding ABC transporter permease, which produces MEVLALVYRNLRARPVRSILTLLGIVVSTASMVLFLSFGEGLRRALGSELSSVGPAILVLPEGVEAISPGYPELGPDTVRKLEGLAGELGITQVIPYVVLTRGGFDPQSTFIFQGLPDGTSPKTLYPHLTVSQGALTPSPRGAVVGSRVAERSQLTLGKTLRLSPRISLQVEGILQPVGGLSDSVIYVSASAVHAALNTQNYTSIAVSVREGRKAEDVAKAIQERIPGVSAQTAGDVLRFAERAVRISDLVRFGISLVALVVGGLLVANTVMMSVYERVREFGLMRALGAKRGFIFGLVLLEALLLGLAGGLVGLGLGGLASAAVNWYTVREVGLALSAVTFRLALFAMLVAVVLGLLAGFLPARTASRIPVVEALGRI; this is translated from the coding sequence TGCTGGGGATCGTGGTTTCGACGGCCTCGATGGTGCTCTTCTTATCCTTTGGCGAAGGGTTGCGCCGGGCTCTGGGCTCTGAGCTTTCCAGCGTCGGCCCGGCCATCCTGGTGCTTCCCGAGGGGGTCGAGGCCATCAGCCCCGGCTACCCCGAGCTAGGCCCCGACACGGTGCGGAAGCTCGAGGGTTTAGCGGGTGAGTTGGGTATTACCCAAGTAATCCCTTACGTGGTGCTCACCCGGGGGGGCTTCGACCCCCAGAGCACCTTTATCTTCCAGGGGCTTCCCGACGGCACCAGCCCTAAAACCCTCTATCCCCACCTAACGGTAAGCCAAGGGGCTCTCACCCCTAGCCCCCGGGGCGCGGTGGTGGGTAGCCGGGTCGCCGAGCGCAGTCAGCTCACTCTCGGCAAGACCCTGCGCCTCTCCCCCCGAATCTCGCTCCAGGTGGAGGGCATCTTGCAGCCTGTCGGCGGCCTTTCCGATAGCGTGATCTACGTCTCAGCGAGCGCCGTACACGCTGCGCTCAACACCCAAAACTACACCTCGATCGCAGTTTCCGTGCGCGAGGGCCGCAAGGCCGAGGACGTGGCCAAGGCCATCCAGGAGCGCATCCCCGGCGTAAGTGCCCAGACCGCCGGCGACGTGCTGCGCTTTGCCGAGCGGGCAGTGCGGATCTCCGACCTGGTGCGCTTTGGCATCAGCCTGGTGGCGTTGGTGGTGGGCGGGCTCTTGGTAGCTAACACGGTGATGATGTCGGTCTACGAGCGCGTCCGCGAGTTTGGCCTGATGCGGGCGTTGGGGGCCAAGCGTGGGTTCATCTTCGGCCTGGTGCTCTTAGAAGCCCTGCTGTTGGGGCTGGCGGGGGGGCTGGTAGGGTTGGGGCTGGGGGGGCTGGCCTCTGCGGCAGTCAACTGGTACACGGTGCGCGAGGTGGGCCTGGCCCTCTCCGCGGTGACCTTCAGGCTTGCGCTATTCGCTATGCTGGTCGCGGTGGTGTTGGGTTTGCTCGCCGGGTTTCTCCCGGCCCGTACCGCCAGCCGCATCCCGGTGGTGGAGGCGCTGGGGCGCATCTAA